The proteins below come from a single Osmerus mordax isolate fOsmMor3 chromosome 3, fOsmMor3.pri, whole genome shotgun sequence genomic window:
- the mlx gene encoding max-like protein X codes for MTDPTSPEDHWNKTDGAFSDNGFEHNFLENARKGSLVSRANSIGSTSASSVPNTDDEDSDYRHETTFKESYKDRRRQAHTQAEQKRRDAIKKGYDDLQSIVPTCQQQSDLGTQKISKATVLQKTIDYIQFLHKEKKKQEEEVSTLRKEVMALKIMKTNYEHIVKAHQNNPQQGEEQVSDQIKFSIFQSIMDSLFQSFSSSVSVSSFQELSACTFSWIEEYCKPQILRDFVVGVLRQLNGQLY; via the exons ATGACGGATCCTACGTCGCCAGAGGATCACTGGAACAAA ACGGACGGGGCTTTCAGTGACAACGGATTTGAACACA ATTTCTTAGAGAATGCAAGAAAAGGTTCTCTGGTTTCCAGGGCAAACAGCATTGGTTCAACAAGTGCCTCCTCTGTGCCAAATACAG ATGATGAAGACAGTGACTACAGACACGAGACCACATTTAAGGAGTCGTATAAAGACCGgcgcaggcaggcacacacacaggcggagcAGAAACGCAGGGACGCCATCAAG AAAGGGTACGATGATCTCCAGTCAATAGTGCCTACCTGCCAGCAGCAATCTGACTTAGGGACACAAAAGATCAGCAAGGCCACGGTGCTGCAAAAAA CGATTGACTACATACAGTTTCTgcacaaggagaagaagaagcaggaggaggaagtgtcCACGCTGAGGAAGGAAGTGATGGCGCTGAAGATCATGAAAAC GAACTATGAGCACATAGTGAAAGCTCACCAGAACAACCCCCAGCAGGGTGAAGAGCAGGTGTCGGACCAGATCAAGTTCAGCATCTTCCAGAGCATCATGGACTCGCTGTTCCAGTCGTTCAGCagctctgtgtctgtgagcagctTCCAGGAGCTCTCCGCCTGCACCTTCAGCTGGATCGAGGAGTACTGCAAACCCCAG ATTCTGAGAGACTTTGTGGTGGGAGTGCTTCGACAGCTCAATGGACAGTTGTACTGA
- the psmc3ip gene encoding homologous-pairing protein 2 homolog isoform X2 encodes MSKKDNVGMALILDYLNEKNRPYSAQDVFGNLQKQHGLGKTAVVKAMEQLAQEGKIKEKIYGKQKIYFADQAQFTEVSEADLKAMDTRVSELSTKVQAVTQDCRQLETELKQLNSSLTTADMMSEIQQLKAECSGYHERLEKIKSATNHITPEEKEKVYKDRNIYVKEWKKRKRLASDMISAILEGYPKSKKQFLAKAGVETDEDCKVAVPST; translated from the exons ATGAGCAAAAAAGATAACGTAG GTATGGCCCTCATTCTTGACTATTTAAATGAAAAGAATCGCCCGTACAGTGCCCAAGATGTATTCGGCAACTTGCAAAAGCAGCATGGACTAGGAAAGACG GCGGTGGTTAAAGCCATGGAACAGTTGGCTCAAGAGGGGAAAATCAAAGAGAAGATATATGGCAAGCAAAAGATCTATTTTGCAGATCAA GCCCAGTTTACAGAGGTGAGTGAAGCAGACCTGAAAGCCATGGACACACGGGTATCTGAGCTCAGCACCAAAGTGCAGGCTGTCACTCAAGACTGCAGACAGCTAGAAACAG AGCTCAAGCAGCTCAACAGCTCACTAACTACAGCAGATATGATGTCAGAGATCCAGCAACTCAAAGCTGAGTGCTCAGGGTACCACGAACGTCTGGAAAAAATCAAATCAGCCACGAATCACATCACtccagaagagaaggagaag GTTTACAAAGACAGGAATATCTATGTGAAGGAatggaaaaagaggaagagactg GCATCAGACATGATTTCTGCCATCTTAGAGGGGTACCCTAAGAGCAAGAAGCAGTTCCTGGCAA AAGCTGGTGTGGAGACTGATGAGGACTGCAAGGTGGCTGTGCCAAGTACATGA
- the psmc3ip gene encoding homologous-pairing protein 2 homolog isoform X1: protein MSKKDNVGMALILDYLNEKNRPYSAQDVFGNLQKQHGLGKTAVVKAMEQLAQEGKIKEKIYGKQKIYFADQAQFTEVSEADLKAMDTRVSELSTKVQAVTQDCRQLETELKQLNSSLTTADMMSEIQQLKAECSGYHERLEKIKSATNHITPEEKEKVYKDRNIYVKEWKKRKRLASDMISAILEGYPKSKKQFLEEAGVETDEDCKVAVPST from the exons ATGAGCAAAAAAGATAACGTAG GTATGGCCCTCATTCTTGACTATTTAAATGAAAAGAATCGCCCGTACAGTGCCCAAGATGTATTCGGCAACTTGCAAAAGCAGCATGGACTAGGAAAGACG GCGGTGGTTAAAGCCATGGAACAGTTGGCTCAAGAGGGGAAAATCAAAGAGAAGATATATGGCAAGCAAAAGATCTATTTTGCAGATCAA GCCCAGTTTACAGAGGTGAGTGAAGCAGACCTGAAAGCCATGGACACACGGGTATCTGAGCTCAGCACCAAAGTGCAGGCTGTCACTCAAGACTGCAGACAGCTAGAAACAG AGCTCAAGCAGCTCAACAGCTCACTAACTACAGCAGATATGATGTCAGAGATCCAGCAACTCAAAGCTGAGTGCTCAGGGTACCACGAACGTCTGGAAAAAATCAAATCAGCCACGAATCACATCACtccagaagagaaggagaag GTTTACAAAGACAGGAATATCTATGTGAAGGAatggaaaaagaggaagagactg GCATCAGACATGATTTCTGCCATCTTAGAGGGGTACCCTAAGAGCAAGAAGCAGTTCCTG gaaGAAGCTGGTGTGGAGACTGATGAGGACTGCAAGGTGGCTGTGCCAAGTACATGA
- the retreg3 gene encoding reticulophagy regulator 3 produces MAHTGGAGDGTKGECSVKQGSSNTGLRSRPYSSERDGQVRLVKASLQERLGPYEPVLTYLQSVLVWERPFQSVLLFAVVNFVFWFFALSSLRVVFLLASGLVVAVCVDVWRNKIWPEIRVKKQDESENESWGLVQPGVVSVPELCHHMAEVWVSGMAFASSVVLFKQRNPAKFCFLTCAVFSCLAFVGRYIPGLVLSYSAVLAVLLAPLAAYHRVVQRVCVKLEPVLQRLDFSVSGYMMSKPIDNQFLRKSIRSAASGDASDSEEELAAFCPTFDDAAAAKELALTDSEHSDAEVSYTDNGTFNLSRGQTPLTEGSEDLDRHSDAEESFARDLHDFPSINPDATLMEDDDDTSIGLPSLGLAGPRGALLDLDAHLDSDQEDLDAELSLSGLPPASTFADDLAGVIASNMIQAALAGALQPRPPATRRREGQPRAVAQRGHRKQSSSELDTDWDVEDFEMLDQSELNQMDPLGSAGGGRGGGQGGGQQMNQGSSFLSNLLGKPQ; encoded by the exons ATGGCGCACACAGGCGGTGCAGGAGATGGAACCAAGGGAGAATGTTCAGTAAAGCAGGGTTCGAGTAATACTGGATTGCGGAGTCGACCATATTCCAGCGAGAGAGATGGCCAGGTTCGGCTTGTCAAAGCCTCACTGCAAGAGAGGTTGGGGCCGTACGAGCCTGTGCTGACCTACCTGCAGTCCGTCCTGGTGTGGGAAAGACCATTTCAAAGCGTTTTACTGTTCGCAGTGGTCAACTTTGTGTTTTG GTTCTttgccctgtcctcactgcgtGTGGTCTTCCTGCTGGCCTCGGGCCTGGTGGtggctgtctgtgtggatgtctgGAGGAATAAGATCTGGCCTGAGATCCGAG TCAAAAAACAAGATGAATCTGAAAACGAAAG cTGGGGCCTGGTGCAGCCCGGGGTGGTCAGTGTCCCTGAGCTTTGCCATCACATGGCTGAGGTTTGGGTCTCCGGAATGGCTTTCGCTTCAAGCGTTGTGCTGTTCAAGCAACGCAACCCTGCAAAG TTCTGTTTCCTGACCTGCGCTGTCTTCTCCTGCCTGGCCTTTGTTGGCCGCTACATCCCCGGATTGGTGCTCTCTTACTCTGCCG TGCTGGCCGTGCTGCTGGCTCCCCTGGCAGCCTATCACAGGGTcgtgcagcgtgtgtgtgtgaagctggaGCCAGTCCTGCAGCGGCTGGACTTCAGCGTAAGCGGCTACATGATGTCAAAGCCCATCGACAATCAGT TCCTACGCAAGTCCATCCGCAGTGCAGCTTCAGGGGACGCCAGTGACAGCGAAGAGGAGCTGGCTGCCTTCTGCCCTACT TTTGACGATGCTGCAGCGGCCAAAGAACTGGCGCTGACCGACTCTGAGCATTCGGACGCCGAGGTGTCCTACACAGACAACGGGACCTTCAACCTGTCCCGTGGCCAGACCCCGCTCACCGAGGGCTCCGAGG ACCTGGACAGACACAGTGACGCAGAGGAGTCTTTTGCCCGAGATCTCCATGACTTCCCCTCGATCAACCCAGACGCCACCCTGATGGAGGATGACGACGACACCAGCATCGGCCTGCCCAGTCTGGGCCTGGCTGGTCCCCGAGGGGCCCTGCTGGATCTGGACGCCCATCTGGACTCCGACCAGGAGGACCTGGACGCCGAACTGTCCCTCAGCGGCCTGCCTCCCGCCTCCACCTTCGCAGACGACCTTGCTGGGGTCATAGCGAGCAACATGATCCAGGCAGCGCTGGCCGGGGCCTTGCAGCCCCGCCCTCCTGCTACTCGGCGCAGAGAGGGCCAGCCCAGAGCTGTGGCCCAGCGGGGCCACCGCAAGCAGTCCAGCTCTGAGCTGGACACGGACTGGGATGTGGAGGACTTTGAAATGCTGGATCAGTCTGAGCTGAACCAGATGGATCCGTTGGGGAgtgcaggaggaggacggggaggagggcagggtgggggtcagCAGATGAACCAGGGGTCCAGCTTCTTGTCCAACCTACTGGGGAAGCCacagtga
- the tubg1 gene encoding tubulin gamma-1 chain, protein MPREIITLQLGQCGNQIGFEFWKQLCAEHGISPEGIVEEFATEGTDRKDVFFYQADDEHYIPRAVLLDLEPRVIHSILNSPYANLYNPENIYLSEHGGGAGNNWASGFSQGEKIHEEIFDIIDREADGSDSLEGFVLCHSIAGGTGSGLGSYLLERLNDRYPKKLVQTYSVFPNQDEMSDVVVQPYNSLLTLKRLTQNADCVVVLDNTALNRIATDRLHIQNPSFSQINQLVSTIMSASTTTLRYPGYMNNDLIGLIASLIPTPRLHFLMTGYTPLTTDQSVASVRKTTVLDVMRRLLQPKNVMVSTGRDRQTNHCYIAILNIIQGEVDPTQVHKSLQRIRERKLASFIPWGPASIQVALSRKSPYLPSAHRVSGLMMANHTSISCLFERTCKQYDKLRKREAFLEQFRKEDIFKENFDELDNSREVVQQLIDEYSAATRPDYISWGTQEPAGP, encoded by the exons ATGCCACGAGAAATTATAACACTTCAACTTGGACAATGTGGAAACCAAA TTGGTTTTGAGTTTTGGAAGCAACTATGTGCAGAACATGGTATCAGTCCGGAGGGGATTGTGGAAGAATTTGCAACTGAAGGCACTGACAGAAAAGACGTCTTCTTCTATCAG GCTGATGATGAACACTACATCCCACGTGCTGTGCTATTGGATCTGGAGCCCAGGGTGATCCACTCCATCCTCAACTCTCCATATGCTAACCTGTACAACCCGGAGAACatctacctgtctgagcatggaggaggagccgGGAACAACTGGGCCAGCGGCTTCTCACAG GGTGAGAAAATCCATGAAGAAATATTTGATATCATCGACCGAGAGGCCGACGGCAGTGACAGTTTGGAG GGGTTTGTCCTGTGTCATTCCATTGCTGGGGGAACTGGCTCCGGGCTTGGAAGTTACCTTTTGGAGAGGCTAAATGACAG GTATCCTAAGAAGCTGGTGCAGACCTACTCTGTGTTCCCCAACCAGGATGAGATGAGCGACGTGGTTGTGCAGCCCTACAACTCCCTTCTGACCCTGAAGAGGCTCACCCAGAACGCCGactgtgtg gtggtgcTGGATAACACAGCTCTGAATCGCATCGCCACAGACAGGCTGCACATCCAGAACCCCTCTTTCTCCCAGATCAACCAGCTG GTATCCACCATCATGTCTGCCAGCACAACCACCCTGCGCTACCCAGGGTACATGAACAACGACCTGATTGGCCTGATCGCCTCCCTCATCCCCACGCCCCGCCTCCACTTCCTCATGACCGGCTACACCCCGCTCACCACGGACCAATCG GTGGCCAGCGTGAGGAAGACCACCGTGCTGGACGTGATGAGGAGGCTACTGCAGCCCAAGAATGTCATGGTGTCCACGGGCAGAGACCGGCAGACCAACCACTGCTACATCGCCATCCTCAACATCATCCAGGGAGAGGTGGACCCCacgcag GTCCACAAGAGTCTCCAGAGGATCCGGGAGCGCAAGCTCGCCAGTTTCATCCCCTGGGGCCCGGCCAGCATCCAGGTAGCTCTGTCCAGGAAGTCCCCTTACCTCCCCTCAGCCCACCGCGTCAGTGGCCTGATGATGGCCAACCACACCAGCATCTCCTGC CTGTTCGAGCGGACGTGCAAGCAGTACGACAAGCTGCGCAAGCGCGAGGCCTTCCTGGAGCAGTTCCGCAAGGAGGACATCTTCAAGGAGAACTTCGACGAGCTGGACAACTCGCGCGAGGTGGTGCAGCAGCTGATCGACGAGTACAGCGCGGCCACGCGGCCAGACTACATCTCCTGGGGCACCCAGGAGCCGGCGGGACCCTAG